Proteins from one Corynebacterium epidermidicanis genomic window:
- a CDS encoding DUF3558 family protein, which translates to MAVDAAESPGLPTVDLSTPASFDPKAPGFRIVDPCSEIPDEVLREVGLGERSRITHEPGAQFRFCGFSVESGERFPNRVRLAVNTGTQAKAESVGEAVNLPLRTSIPNVYQYRLAVGDKFTCASVAQTSGGQFDVDFEDRNKKMTEQEVCDRSLALLEKLYPIVEGIARNGSSRN; encoded by the coding sequence GTGGCTGTGGACGCTGCGGAAAGCCCAGGCTTACCGACGGTTGACTTATCGACGCCCGCCTCCTTCGACCCGAAAGCCCCCGGCTTTCGTATCGTCGACCCTTGCTCGGAAATCCCGGACGAGGTGCTGCGGGAGGTTGGGTTGGGGGAGAGGTCGCGGATAACTCATGAACCAGGAGCACAATTTAGGTTTTGTGGGTTTTCAGTGGAATCGGGGGAAAGATTTCCCAATCGCGTGCGTCTAGCGGTGAATACGGGTACGCAGGCAAAGGCAGAGTCAGTTGGTGAGGCAGTGAATCTGCCACTACGCACCTCGATTCCGAATGTGTATCAGTATCGTCTCGCGGTGGGTGATAAATTCACCTGTGCTTCGGTTGCCCAGACCTCAGGTGGACAATTTGATGTCGACTTCGAAGACCGGAATAAGAAGATGACAGAGCAAGAAGTTTGTGATCGTTCCTTGGCACTTTTGGAAAAGCTGTATCCGATTGTGGAAGGAATTGCTCGGAATGGATCGTCTAGAAATTAA
- a CDS encoding FeoA family protein: MATAPQCVRKDCISADAAPIGCVASLPECCLERATAANPALALRLRELGIRPGIQVKLGQKVAGGGRIVTVGSARYAIDRKTLQQLDIKL, from the coding sequence ATGGCCACTGCTCCTCAGTGCGTCCGCAAGGACTGCATTTCCGCCGACGCTGCTCCTATCGGCTGTGTCGCTAGCTTGCCGGAATGCTGTCTGGAACGAGCGACCGCGGCCAACCCTGCGCTGGCTTTGCGCCTCCGCGAACTTGGGATTCGCCCAGGCATCCAGGTGAAGCTCGGTCAAAAGGTCGCCGGTGGTGGCCGGATCGTGACGGTTGGGTCCGCACGCTATGCCATTGACCGCAAGACCCTGCAGCAACTGGATATCAAGCTGTGA